AGAAGGTTTGCACTTCATTTTGACTTGAGCATAAGGTCAAATAACAAATTGCTTGTGGCATCTGTAGCTCTAATTGCTTCAATACGTGTTTTAAGTCTATAGAAGTAACGTGAAATCCTTTCTTCCTTAATTGTTCTATCAACGTGTTAGTACTTGCGCCATAAAGCCAAGCAAGTAAGAAAGTTTTACATGTATTACGCAGACATTCAGGTGATGCATTTCGATTGTATGAATTAATCAAGTTACCAATATAACTGTACATATCCTGACCAGTGCTAAAATGACCTAGTAAGAATGGATCATTAGCATAATATGCTAAAAATCGTAGTTCAGCTTGGTTAAAGTCTACAGACCACAATTCCTTGTATGGACTGTTTGAAATAACATACTTTCGCATAGACTTAGGTATAGAGGTTAATGGCATTTGACTTGCTGTCATTCTTCCACTATAGGAAGAAAAGAGTGTCCAATAACCATTAATTTTAAAATCAGACGTTGGCTTATTTGAAATTCTTTCAAGAGGAACTAGCCACTTTTTAATATGAGATAATTCTTTATCGACAATATTGTTACCTTGTCCTTTTTTCAAATTTAAGATAATAATTAATGAATTTAGTTCATCTGAAGTACCAAATAATCTATTTAGACGTCTTATTTCACTTTCCAACCAACTAGAAC
The genomic region above belongs to Staphylococcus durrellii and contains:
- a CDS encoding DNA polymerase, with product MTKLCLLPSNISSKVVESNLEKLLNSSSVFNNLYLLERQIAPMIISIEDKGVFISSSWLESEIRRLNRLFGTSDELNSLIIILNLKKGQGNNIVDKELSHIKKWLVPLERISNKPTSDFKINGYWTLFSSYSGRMTASQMPLTSIPKSMRKYVISNSPYKELWSVDFNQAELRFLAYYANDPFLLGHFSTGQDMYSYIGNLINSYNRNASPECLRNTCKTFLLAWLYGASTNTLIEQLRKKGFHVTSIDLKHVLKQLELQMPQAICYLTLCSSQNEVQTFFGSVMPLVDMKGSTKRNFALQSSVATTIKLLMLEAHKLDLDIVHVIHDELWIEVDPSNSNWKKLLQQNFEKTINHYHNGFPLNNILKFNQLKGVC